A genomic region of Miscanthus floridulus cultivar M001 chromosome 3, ASM1932011v1, whole genome shotgun sequence contains the following coding sequences:
- the LOC136545263 gene encoding 2'-deoxymugineic-acid 2'-dioxygenase-like, translating to MENLLSAASHETLPDSFVFPAEQRPPPSSAAVALPVIDLSAPRDEVRRAVLEAGKELGFFQVVNHGVPEQAVRDMEACCEEFFRLPAEDKAAFYSEDTDKPNRLFTSTTYGTGGERYWRDCLRIACGFPVAADAKNAWPDKPDDLREAMERFIAPTRALGMELLRLLCEGVGLRPDYFEGDLSAGDVVVNVNHYPPCPDPARTLGLPPHCDRNLITLLLQGSVAGLQVSYRGEWIRVQPVPGAFVVNFGHQLEIATNGLLKSVEHRAAANAAVPRTSVATFIMPTDDCLVAPAAELAAGDGGARYRAVTFREFMRVYKTVGARRESVEKAFKI from the exons ATGGAGAACCTGCTGTCCGCCGCATCCCACGAGACGCTCCCGGACAGCTTCGTCTTCCCGGCCGAgcagcgcccgccgccgtcgtccgCCGCCGTCGCGCTCCCCGTCATCGACCTCTCCGCCCCCCGCGACGAGGTCCGGCGAGCCGTTCTTGAAGCTGGCAAGGAGCTAGGCTTCTTCCAG GTGGTGAACCACGGCGTGCCGGAGCAGGCGGTGCGGGACATGGAGGCGTGCTGCGAGGAGTTCTTCCGCCTTCCCGCGGAGGACAAGGCGGCCTTCTACTCCGAGGACACGGACAAGCCCAACCGCCTCTTCACCAGCACCACCTACGGCACCGGCGGCGAGCGCTACTGGCGTGACTGCCTCCGCATCGCCTGCGGCTTCCCCGTCGCCGCCGACGCCAAGAACGCCTGGCCAGACAAGCCCGACGACCTCAG ggaggcgatggagaggttcaTCGCGCCGACGCGGGCGCTGGGCATggagctgctgcggctgctgTGCGAGGGCGTGGGGCTCCGCCCGGACTACTTCGAGGGGGACCTCAGCGCCGGCGACGTGGTCGTGAACGTCAACCACTACCCGCCGTGCCCGGACCCGGCGCGCACGCTGGGCCTGCCGCCGCACTGCGACCGCAACCTCATCACGCTCCTCCTCCAGGGGAGCGTCGCCGGCCTCCAGGTCTCCTACCGCGGCGAGTGGATCCGCGTCCAGCCCGTGCCCGGCGCCTTCGTCGTCAACTTCGGCCACCAGCTCGAG ATCGCGACGAACGGGCTGCTGAAGAGCGTGGAGCACCGCGCGGCGGCCAACGCGGCGGTGCCGCGCACGTCGGTGGCGACGTTCATCATGCCCACCGACGACTGCCTCGTCGCCCCCGCCGCGGAGCTCGCTGCCGGGGACGGCGGCGCGCGGTACCGCGCCGTCACGTTCCGGGAGTTCATGAGGGTGTACAAGACCGTCGGCGCGCGCAGGGAGAGCGtcgagaaggccttcaagatctgA